A genomic region of Rhipicephalus sanguineus isolate Rsan-2018 chromosome 1, BIME_Rsan_1.4, whole genome shotgun sequence contains the following coding sequences:
- the LOC119378846 gene encoding uncharacterized protein LOC119378846 isoform X2, with translation MWRSAPDMVRSVLSKYQRECLLQEEGSRQEEKRQSLEDAAWRLVCKLPHANKFVCKPVEAVLRRALEDGASFEPLQAATAFAALEEYATNLILQPWRTELLQIKLYSGYYKHTVERYLKNAETVLQLMGYEKREGGVLYLADSVDTATLGDVALDCLIAAAECRVLAAIMDGIRDRGLSLSWKEIYRFRRDCSCDPEDAVRSLVQKHKYKSSKQPTPAFSANEPCVSWRDLPVSDYQTTSNGTWPSSHWQSHVGASAPDTSDGKRRTASSYRGAVHAARHPEELVMGNPDVLGHTVADGDPYADAYGVSAGSWGGYCTASGYDFSGAVSRAGDRSFLHCGLAGEQCYTVLADMPGRLSRHPADCGSSRDAIGHLSQDFRSLSLGSKLSGLEMNGMPHEPSLAMANAGLPSHPDSAGDCLDAAAVVEASQRYLEAEEAASDKQIWSCGACTYLNAPERDVCEMCSKSKHLGPEMTPLLSGGKQCPLCTLVNDRQALSCSACSQSLKDSPTYI, from the exons GGAGACTAGTCTGTAAGCTTCCACATGCAAACAAGTTCGTCTGCAAACCTGTGGAGGCTGTCCTGCGTCGAGCACTCGAAGATGGCGCTTCCTTTGAGCCTCTTCAAGCCGCCACCGCCTTTGCTGCTCTCGAGGAGTATGCTACCAACCTGATACTCCAGCCGTGGCGAACTGAGTTACTCCAAATTAAG CTTTACAGTGGCTATTACAAGCACACAGTGGAGCGGTACCTCAAGAATGCAGAAACAGTGCTTCAGCTGATGGGCTATGAGAAGAGAGAAGGCGGTGTGCTGTACTTGGCTGATTCTGTAGACACTGCCACCTTGGGTGATGTGGCACTAGACTGCCTCATAGCAGCAGCTGAATGTAGG GTGCTGGCAGCCATTATGGATGGCATCAGGGATCGTGGCTTGTCATTGAGTTGGAAAGAAATATACAGATTTCGGCGAGACTGCAGCTGTGATCCTGAGGATGCTGTTCGAAGCCTGGTGCAGAAGCATAAATATAAGAGCTCCAAGCAGCCAACTCCAGCATTCAGTGCAAACGAACCTTGTGTATCGTGGCGAGATTTACCTGTTAGCGATTATCAAACGACCTCCAATGGCACTTGGCCATCGTCCCATTGGCAGTCACACGTTGGGGCATCAGCTCCCGATACCTCCGATGGTAAACGACGCACAGCGTCAAGTTACAGAGGTGCAGTACATGCAGCCAGACATCCTGAGGAGTTGGTAATGGGCAATCCAGATGTCTTGGGCCATACTGTAGCTGATGGTGACCCATACGCAGATGCTTATGGTGTTTCTGCTGGCTCCTGGGGAGGTTACTGTACTGCCAGTGGCTAcgacttttctggggctgtatcAAGAGCCGGTGATCGATCTTTTCTGCACTGTGGTCTGGCTGGGGAACAGTGCTACACTGTCCTTGCAGATATGCCTGGCCGTCTATCACGCCACCCTGCGGACTGTGGCAGCAGTAGGGATGCAATCGGCCATCTGTCCCAAGATTTTAGATCACTTTCCCTGGGATCCAAGCTGAGTGGGTTGGAAATGAATGGCATGCCTCATGAACCATCCCTGGCCATGGCGAATGCTGGACTGCCATCTCATCCTGACAGCGCTGGGGACTGCCTTGACGCAGCTGCTGTGGTAGAGGCCTCCCAACGCTACTTAGAGGCAGAGGAAGCAGCTAGTGACAAGCAGATATGGTCCTGTGGGGCATGCACATATCTCAATGCACCAGAGCGTGATGTGTGCGAGATGTGCAGCAAAAGCAAGCACCTGGGCCCCGAGATGACTCCATTGCTCTCTGGAGGCAAGCAGTGCCCTTTGTGCACACTTGTCAATGATCGTCAGGCATTGTCCTGCAGTGCATGTAGTCAATCACTAAAAGACTCGCCCACGTACATTTGA